The Clostridium sporogenes region TAATTTTGTCACTAAACTGTAAGAAGTATAATTTATAATTTACATTATAGTATAAACAGAGTTTTTGCTTTAGGGGAAGTTTTTGCTCCTACTAAAGCTTAGGAAATGGCTACCCAGAGATGTAGCCGCTCTTTACTCTTAACTTTAAGAAGATGGGAGTACTAGATCGGATAGTTATGGGATAAAATTAGAATTTTAATTTGTTAAGGGGATGACTTTAATGAGTATATTAAAAGCTATAAATCTTAAGAAATACTATGGAGAAGAAGCTAATAGAGTAAAAGCCTTAGATGGGGTTAATATTGAAGTGAATGAAGGTGAATTTGTAGCTATTGTAGGTACATCTGGAAGTGGTAAAAGTACTCTTTTGCATATGTTAGGTGGACTTGATAGGCCAACTTGTGGAGATGTAATTATAAGTAACAAGAATATATTTACAATGAGTGATGATGAACTTACAGTATTTAGACGTAGAAATATAGGTTTTGTATTTCAAAATTATAATCTTGTACCTATATTAAATGTATACGAAAATATTATACTCCCAATAGAGCTTGATGGAGGAAAAATTGATAAAGGATATATAGATAATATTATAAAAGTTTTAGGGTTAAGTAGTAAGTCTAATAATACACCTAATAATCTTTCAGGAGGTCAGCAGCAACGTGTTGCAATATCAAGAGCATTATCTACAAAACCATCTATAATACTAGCAGATGAACCTACGGGAAACCTTGATAGTAAAACCAGTATGGAGGTTATGGGACTTTTGAAAATGACAAGCAAAAAGTTTAATCAAACAATAGTTATGATAACTCATAATGAAGAAATTGCACAACTTGCTGACAGAACAATTCATATTGAAGATGGTAAGATTCTTGGAGGTGTCTCCTATGA contains the following coding sequences:
- a CDS encoding ABC transporter ATP-binding protein — translated: MSILKAINLKKYYGEEANRVKALDGVNIEVNEGEFVAIVGTSGSGKSTLLHMLGGLDRPTCGDVIISNKNIFTMSDDELTVFRRRNIGFVFQNYNLVPILNVYENIILPIELDGGKIDKGYIDNIIKVLGLSSKSNNTPNNLSGGQQQRVAISRALSTKPSIILADEPTGNLDSKTSMEVMGLLKMTSKKFNQTIVMITHNEEIAQLADRTIHIEDGKILGGVSYEI